The DNA region ACCCTTCGGGCTATGGTATGATGGCGGATGCACATGGTGTGCACACTCTGCACATGATGCAACCACAGCCACAGCCACAGCCGCCTCAACAGCCACAGGATCCTCCTCCAACCAAGGAGGAGAGCATGCCGCAGCCACCAATTGAGGACCACCCGGTTCTAAAGAACGAGCCACCTGTGAAGAAGAGGCAGCAGGGTCGGCAACCTAAGTCACCAAAACCAAAGAAGCCAAAGAAAGTCGCTGCTCCACAGGAGAATGGGGCACCCAATAAGCCTGCGCCCCGACCGAGGGGGCCAAGGAAGACCGTGGGAATGGTGATTAACGGCATTGATTTGGACCTTTCAAGGATACCGACACCTGTATGCTCATGCACTGGAGCACCCCAGCAATGCTACCGGTGGGGTGCAGGTGGCTGGCAGTCTGCATGCTGCACAACTTCTATTTCAACATATCCGCTGCCAATGAGCACGAAGCGCCGAGGTGCACGAATTGCTGGAAGGAAGATGAGCCAGGGTGCATTCAAAAAGGTGCTCGAGAAGCTAGCTGGTGAGGGGTACAACCTTTCTAATCCAATTGACTTGAAGACCTTTTGGGCCAAGCATGGGACAAACAAGTTTGTAGTAATCAGGTAAATGGCATGCTATGTTTGTCGCCTTGTAGGTTCCAGTGCTGCAGCTTGCCCTGATTTATTGTCTGTATGTACTCTATGTGCCAATCTGCAGAAGTTTTTAGGTGTAGCTTTGTAGCTATGTTCAGTTTCGTGGACTTAATTTACATGCCCATCTCAGAGCTTTAGACACCGACTTTATGGAAGCCGGTTTGTATCAGTTCACAAATTGTAGCATAACGACAACAGTCTCTAATTTAGATGTCATGAAATTTGGTGCTTCCAGTGCTGTTGTTCCCAAATGTTAATGGCATTATTTGTAGTTTTTCTCTGGGGGGAAAGAATATTGCAGCAAATCGCGGGCTAGGAGATACTTTGTTTGCTACATGTTTACATGCTTCAAGGTTGTTCTGTTTGCTACATGTTTACATGCTTAAGGTTGTTTACAAAATGTCCATAGTATATGTAATGTTTACCATATTTGCCTTGTTCACCAGACGCTCTCCATGGTGTTCAGAAAGTAGAATCCTTGATAGTGCAAATCCTTGTTAATGTCCGGTTTTAAGATGTACCCTGAATTGAGTCTTATTGTTTGTGCAGCCTTGCTTGCCATCTTGAAACTATTTTAACACCATGCACTCAACATATGCTATCAAGTTGACTagtatttttttttccttctgtgCCAAAGGAGAGCATGTGATAATGTAGTGTGAATTAAAGTTTGCTCGTAACTTCATTTATTGTGTTCCGGTGCCCTAGTGACTGATTAAAATAAAGAGGGTGATCATCAAAATCTGGACCATTTCATTGCGGGGAAATTTTAGGATTTTTACCACTCCAATTGTCTTCTCAGGACTTGCTACTGATTGTGTCTTGCATCGGCCCTCTGACTTTCATGTCGCAGAGATTGAGTACCAAATCCTGAAGTTTGTAGAATATAATTGTAGTATGTCATGATTGATGGTCATGATATTGTCACCATTAACATATGTTGAAGTGGAAGTTTGCTTTTAGAAACTTTAGGTAACGGCATTAAGGTATTTAAATTTGTTCTTGAAAGCATAAAAGAAAATTTAATTAGGTAGCAGGTCTGCAGCAGCATGTCAAAGTAGAATTTTGGTCTAGGTGCTGCACTTGAACTATTGAGCTAGTGTGCGGAGACACTATCTGTAGCTAACAAACAGGGCTAGTTTAATTCAACATTTTCATTTTTTATGCCAATTTCTTTGCATATATATGTGGGGGTGTAGCAAAACTAAGTAACATCTGATTATTTGGTTTGCGGAGGGTGATTAACTTATGGGCAACACTGGTGATCTCAAATTAATTGCTTCCTCAGAATGCTGTATTTTTAGCATTTCATATTATTGATTGCCAAACCCAGTGGTCTTTACTGAGGAAACTTTCTATTCTAGTCAAAGTTATGGGGCCTCTGATATGCGGTTGTTGGGCAACTGCACATTCTGTAGTATAAAGTGTTATGCTTCTTTGTATAGTGAGTGGACCACTGTTTTCCTCTGAATGTGTATGGTCGTAATAATGTGGAGCTAGGCACAATATAATGTTTATGACTTACAAGCAAGGGACCTGTCTTCAGCTGGATGTAGATTGGGTATATGCCAATTTTGCTTTTGGCCTAGGACTGAAGCACCAACCTAGAGTTAATTGAATCCAGTTGCCTTTTCCTGTCATTTGTACTGAATCTGGCATGTATCGAGTACATCTCGTGCTAGCCTGTGTTTTTTCCATTAGGCACTTGTCATCTTCTATTCTGGGCAATTGCTTGCCTTGGCATTCATTGTTGAGACTTGATTTTGATTGCTGCCCGATCTGGTTTGGGCCCATTATTCAGATAAGCAATTTTCTGAACGGTATTTAGCTTCGGAAAGACATGCGTTGAGTATCCAGGCAAAGCAGTCTTCCCAAACTAATTGTTGAATTGAATAATTGATACTTGCTATACTATTGGCTGTCTGCTGTGCACAATACATGTGTTTGACTTACTACTACTAGGCACTTATTTTCATCTGGGATGTATATTGTGTGTATGGCAATTCTGCTTTTGGCCAGCTGAGGACTGAATCACCAACCTAGAGCTGGTAGAATTCAGTCATGTGTACTGAATCTGGCATGTGCGATGTGCCGAGTCCATCTTGTGCTGGCCTGTGGCACCTGCCATGTTTTAGTCTGAGCATTCACTCGTGAGTCCTGACTATGATTTCTGCCTGATATGGATTTGACCCATTGTTCAGAGAAGGTCCCTCCGATTCGCTCGCGATTTATCTTGATTCTGGACGGCATCTATGTTCGGAAAGACATGCGTTCCGACTGTTTGGCTGTTTGCTGTGTTTTCTCTTGTGTGTGTTGAATATGTACTGCATTTTTCCAGCAATGCCGAGTTGGCAATTCTGGTTCCTGCCTGTGGCTGATCATTAGTGTGACACGAGTGGCTGATCATTAGTGCTCCTGGGCCCGTTCAGCTCTCGGCCCAGCATTGCTCCTGTCATGCCCACCAAACACTATTTTCCCTGAAAAAAAAACACTACTAATCACCACCCACCCACGGGAGAGACAGGATCCGTTCCAACTGAGGCTTTGTTCGGTTACGCTGGAAACTAGCTGCAACAAAATAAACCATGATAGGTATAATAAGATATCGGGAATTAATCCATGAGTCGAGAGGTGTGGAATTAATTCTGGTATTTTGTTGTACTAATTATGAGTCTATTTTATTACACTTAATTTTCGGTCCGAAATAAATCTCGATCTTTTATTGTACTTATCGTAAATATCATAAATTTCTAGTTGTACCCAATATCTCTGACTCGGAAATAAATCAACGTGTAACCGAACCTGAGTGAGGCCGTGTTAGAAGTCGGTAGCCTTCCTGCCTGCCCGGTCGATCCcgggggcggcgaggcggaagTCCCAAGTCTACCAACAAGTTGCGCTAGCCGCTACACGAGCAGATCGTGTATGGACCGGGTTTTCTGTGGACGACGAATCTGCCGCCGGCTCGGTCGGGCGCTTGTTTGAGCAGAAAACCGCGGCCTCTGCGAGTCAGCAGCGGAATTGGACTTGGCACGgcgcggtggccggcggtgccCAAGGAAAAGCCCCCCGGCCTCCGGCCACGTTTGTTCGTCAAAGGCCACACCACGCGCTCCTCGCTGGGAAACCTGCAGCTGTCAGCGGGGGATGGGATTCACATCTGCACCGCCAGGAATCCGTTTGTGTCCCCCGGCGAGTTTAGAGTTGGTGGATGGCCAGACCTCAAGATTGGACCTCGCTTCATTTCATCCCCTGCAGCCCATCAAGCCCTCGCCTGATCAGCGACCGAAGCGCGAGGAAATCGGGGgaaaggagaggagaggaagcacGCAGTGTGTGATGAGCGAGGAGCCGAGGAACAGGGAACCTCGTAATAAGGGGGCATCCTTGTCATGACCACGTCTCCCGTATCCGGACTCCCCCTTTTCTCCTCGTTTCCTCTCGAAAGGTTTCGAGGGCCATCTCCGTCTGTCAGGGCCTCAGGGGGAACCGATGTTTGAGTTGAGCATCCAGGGAGAGGGACGACCACCAGCGATGGTGAAACGGCGATGGAATTTAATGCATGATTTTTTTTGCAATAATCGAGGGTAGACGAAGCACAACGATCGATCGATCTCTCGCAGGGAACTTAATTGATGAAGCCTAACTGGTGGTACTCCTCCGatccaaattattagtcgtttagtatttagaaaaattaaaatgatAATTTAGAATAGAGGAAGTAAATCAGAGCCCATCTTGTGCTGGCCAAAGTTTCAAACCCATCGGTCCATTttgtttttatttttaaaaatagCCTATGCCATAGCTACTGGCTATCCTCAGCTCCTAAGTTGCACGAGATACTCCTATTAACAAGCTACGTTACACGACCATACACAAATGCCAATTCCTTCCACATGGCATGTTCGCGCGCAGTATTCACGCATAGCTTCAGCGCAAACTGGGGGTGTTCACTGTTCTTACTCCTCTATTGAGCGCCAGGGCGCCTCAATGATTCGGGCCGGCCATGTCCGGATATCGGAGGGCAAGGATAAGGGCGATGGCGCCCGGCCCGTGCTGGAAGGCGCGCGCTGGCGGGTGCGAACTCAGTTTGTCCCTGTCATCCACCCCCCGGAGCTGCACGCCTCGCGGCTCCCGGCTCTGGCACTCTGGCTACCTGACAAGGCCTCTCATCCAAACCCTCCGTCCGGCTGGGTGTGACTCGTGCTGTTGGCCTCCATCCCCGCCTTTTTGTCCGCGCACCTTTGGTCTCTCTCTCGTGCGCAATGATGCGCGCGCGCCCCTGTGCCGTGACACCGTGACAACGATCCATCCATGCATCATCAATCCTTCTAAGTTCCATCGGCGAGGTGGCATGCATTCTTCCTACGCCTTGGCCACAAGGCCATGCCATGCCCTCGTGGAAGTATCACGGCGCCTCGGCGTGCGTGGTCGATGCTGCGGGCCAGGTGTCGTCGTAGCTATCGCGTCGTCGTTTTCGTGTGTACACACACGTCTCGATCCCCTGTCTGTCTGGCTGTGGAGTCGTCGTCGATCGGAGTCGGCAGTGCTCGTCGCACGGATGGGATGGAACAGGCAGGTGCATGCGCGTCGTCGATCGATCGACTCCAACGGCCGTTCCTATCCGCGGAAAGCACAGTACGACGACGCCAAGTCCTCCGTACCGTCGCGATCCGTCTGTCCATCTGTCCTTCTCTACGCCAGTTTTTATGCATCCAAAATCCAAACAAACAGCAACGCGTCGACCGATCAAAACCGGCTGCGCGACGCGCCGGCGACCACGTACGCGGCCATGTGGGTGCGGCGACGGCTACAGGCTACAGCCCTGGGTTGCTTTCCACAGGGGGGGATCGTCGTCGGCGGGGGCGCATCCCCTTGTCGCCGGCAGCGGAGGGGTCGAGCGCCGCGTTCCGTTGCGTTTGTAcgccaccggccaccgccttATTCCCCCGGCCTGCCGGGCCGCGGCCGGATCGGGCTCACATGCGGTGCTACCCGACGACGAATGCTGCGTGCCGCCGCCTCCGATCTCTCCACGGGAGCTAGCTATCTAGCTGGCCTTTCCGATCCGACTGGATCGTCGTCGTTCGTGTGCGCCTCCATGAAGTGACGGGTTCGCCGATTGGGAGGCGTCCCGGCCCGACAGTGCTGGTACATACAACTTGATAGGAATTCAATCAAAGGCGCGTCCATGAATCAAAGGCTTCCACGCTGCCAGATTAAAGCGGTGCAACGAACGGTAAAGCAAGTTGCGAGTGAGTCGATCACAGCGTGCATGCATCTAAATAGACCTGCCGACTACATAACGAACACTAGTTCTTCTCGGGCATGCATGTCTAGTGTTCTGGTTTGGCGGACTCTCTTCAACGTTCAGGGCCTCGGGCATCTCTCCCCGTCCTTGCGTTCGCCTGCTCCGCTTTTACCCGTCTCGCCGGAGACACGTACGCATTTGGAGCTGGACCGACACCCGACCACGCATGCCATGCCAGCAACCTAAGATTCGATCGATGGCGACgcttgcttcttcttcttcaacaCTAGTCCACTACCAGCTTCTCTAGTAGCTAATGATCTTGCAGCAatcatattttttttaaaaaaattgtcACTATAATTAGCCAGCAGTTCAACCCAAGATTGATTAATTCCGGTCTGTGCG from Panicum hallii strain FIL2 chromosome 9, PHallii_v3.1, whole genome shotgun sequence includes:
- the LOC112878063 gene encoding protein Barley B recombinant-like, translating into MDDDGSLGIRNWGFYETVKGNLGLQLMSSVPPDRDTKPLLPNGGNFLQHHGHHNAQHQHQHQQHPQHSHHPRGGGGGGGGSSGAPGGMPTEPPAVHMDFVRNEAWLHPSQHHHQHQHSRQQKVLHHLPVGPVGHVGHPGHGGHAVHHHPSGYGMMADAHGVHTLHMMQPQPQPQPPQQPQDPPPTKEESMPQPPIEDHPVLKNEPPVKKRQQGRQPKSPKPKKPKKVAAPQENGAPNKPAPRPRGPRKTVGMVINGIDLDLSRIPTPVCSCTGAPQQCYRWGAGGWQSACCTTSISTYPLPMSTKRRGARIAGRKMSQGAFKKVLEKLAGEGYNLSNPIDLKTFWAKHGTNKFVVIR